A genomic window from Nocardioides sp. BP30 includes:
- a CDS encoding DUF3618 domain-containing protein, which yields MANADRNSKLEREIEETREQLAGTIDQLIYRTNPKTIASRQAAAVKALYVDPRTGEPNTVNIAKTAGAVLGVVVLFITLRKLSSRS from the coding sequence ATGGCGAACGCAGACCGCAACTCCAAGCTGGAGCGCGAGATCGAGGAGACGCGGGAGCAGCTGGCCGGCACCATCGACCAGCTGATCTACCGCACCAACCCCAAGACCATCGCGTCACGTCAGGCGGCGGCGGTGAAGGCGCTCTACGTCGACCCGCGCACCGGCGAGCCGAACACGGTCAACATCGCCAAGACCGCCGGCGCGGTGCTCGGCGTCGTGGTCCTCTTCATCACGCTGCGCAAGCTCTCCTCCCGATCGTGA
- the bcp gene encoding thioredoxin-dependent thiol peroxidase produces the protein MSRLSAGDPAPEFSLADDTGATVSLADLRGRKVIVYFYPAAMTPGCTKQACDFTDSLASLQAAGYEVVGISPDKPEKLAKFRERDSLTIRLLSDPTKEVLAAYGAFGEKKLYGKVVEGVIRSTVVVDEDGKVELAQYNVKATGHVAKLRRDLQLD, from the coding sequence ATGAGCCGTCTCTCCGCTGGTGACCCCGCCCCCGAGTTCAGCCTCGCCGACGACACCGGTGCCACCGTCTCGCTGGCCGACCTGCGCGGCCGGAAGGTGATCGTCTACTTCTACCCAGCGGCGATGACGCCCGGCTGCACCAAGCAGGCCTGCGACTTCACCGACTCCCTCGCCTCGCTGCAGGCGGCCGGCTACGAGGTCGTCGGGATCTCGCCGGACAAGCCGGAGAAGCTGGCGAAGTTCCGTGAGCGGGACAGCCTCACCATCCGGCTGCTCTCGGATCCGACCAAGGAGGTGCTCGCGGCCTACGGCGCCTTCGGGGAGAAGAAGCTCTACGGCAAGGTCGTGGAGGGCGTCATCCGCTCCACGGTCGTGGTGGACGAGGACGGCAAGGTCGAGCTGGCCCAGTACAACGTCAAGGCGACCGGCCACGTGGCCAAGCTTCGGCGCGACCTGCAGCTGGACTGA